The following are encoded together in the Bacillus cereus group sp. RP43 genome:
- a CDS encoding peptide ABC transporter substrate-binding protein: MKKFLLFVIMTVLAITSVACGKKETQKASAGKGEGDRLVTNISSDPYTLDSAIATDSTSGYIIGQLFSSLYTQDSDGKYQNELAEKEEVNADGTEYTIHLKKDIKWSDGSPITANDFEFAWKRLLNPKTGSMNATEMYFIKGAEAYNTGKGEEGQVGIQVVDSQTLKVTLEHPVASIKQKLASSLFIPLSKKSIDDNNKLKTDPKELITNGPFTLKEWKHNQAITVQKNKEYYDKKVTLKEIEFRIIPDSKTAYQLYKSKELDLLSGLPQEMIEKEKGNKEYKRVAGFSSYIYSFNVEKEPFTNAKVRKAFSLAVDRKFIVEKLYKNNAQEAYAFVPEGAKTQGGRDFRKEKGDYVKFDPAEAKKLLEEGMKEQGWSTLPEVTLKFTTDTQHKKVAEAMQEMFKKNLGVDIKLENKEWKSYIDTYKQSDFQLAYMGWGGSLLDPITKLDLYAGDGPNNYAKWHNKEFDTLVKEAEVEQNEDKRFDLLHKAEDIMFDDTPLIPIIFPSSSYLQKSSVSGVQFIIGSSPELRYVKLKK, encoded by the coding sequence ATGAAGAAGTTTTTACTGTTTGTCATTATGACTGTTTTAGCAATTACTTCTGTTGCTTGCGGTAAGAAAGAGACGCAAAAAGCGAGTGCTGGTAAGGGAGAGGGAGATCGATTAGTAACGAATATTAGTAGTGATCCGTATACGCTGGATTCTGCCATTGCGACAGATAGCACGTCAGGTTATATAATTGGGCAGTTGTTTTCAAGTTTATATACGCAAGATAGTGATGGGAAATATCAAAATGAATTAGCAGAGAAAGAAGAAGTAAATGCTGATGGAACTGAATATACAATTCATTTAAAGAAAGATATTAAATGGTCAGATGGTTCTCCTATTACAGCAAATGATTTTGAGTTTGCATGGAAGCGATTATTAAATCCGAAAACGGGTTCTATGAATGCGACAGAAATGTATTTTATTAAAGGAGCAGAGGCATATAATACTGGAAAAGGTGAAGAAGGACAAGTTGGTATTCAAGTCGTTGATTCTCAAACATTAAAGGTAACACTTGAGCACCCAGTTGCTTCTATTAAACAAAAATTAGCAAGTTCATTATTTATTCCATTATCTAAAAAATCAATTGATGATAATAATAAATTAAAAACAGATCCAAAAGAGTTAATTACGAACGGACCATTCACGTTAAAAGAATGGAAGCATAACCAAGCTATTACAGTACAAAAAAATAAAGAATACTATGATAAAAAGGTAACATTAAAAGAAATTGAGTTTCGTATTATTCCAGATTCTAAAACAGCATACCAATTGTACAAGTCAAAAGAATTGGATTTACTAAGTGGTTTACCACAAGAGATGATTGAAAAAGAAAAAGGAAACAAAGAATATAAGCGTGTTGCAGGATTCTCATCTTATATTTATTCGTTTAACGTAGAAAAAGAGCCGTTTACAAATGCGAAAGTACGTAAAGCATTTTCATTAGCGGTTGATCGTAAGTTTATCGTTGAAAAACTGTATAAAAATAATGCACAAGAAGCATATGCATTTGTTCCAGAAGGAGCAAAAACACAAGGTGGTCGTGATTTCCGTAAAGAAAAAGGTGATTACGTAAAATTCGATCCAGCAGAAGCGAAAAAATTATTAGAAGAGGGTATGAAAGAGCAAGGTTGGTCTACATTACCTGAAGTAACATTAAAATTCACTACAGATACACAACATAAAAAAGTAGCAGAAGCAATGCAAGAAATGTTTAAGAAAAATCTTGGAGTAGATATTAAATTAGAAAATAAAGAGTGGAAGAGTTACATCGACACATATAAGCAAAGTGATTTCCAATTAGCTTATATGGGATGGGGCGGCTCTCTATTAGATCCAATTACTAAACTAGATTTATATGCAGGTGATGGTCCAAACAACTATGCAAAATGGCATAATAAAGAATTTGATACTTTAGTAAAAGAAGCAGAAGTTGAACAAAATGAAGATAAACGTTTTGACTTATTGCATAAAGCAGAAGATATTATGTTTGATGATACACCATTAATCCCAATTATTTTCCCAAGCTCTTCGTATTTACAAAAATCATCAGTATCTGGCGTCCAATTCATTATCGGTTCTAGTCCAGAACTAAGATATGTAAAACTTAAAAAATAA
- a CDS encoding ATP-binding cassette domain-containing protein — protein MTTDLITVKQVTKTYGSKNKEIAALKGISLSIPKGTTLGVIGESGSGKTTLGKLIAGIEKPTSGEIDYNGQVVHTLKSANKRNFLQKVQFIFQDSTAALNPRWKVRDIVTEGYISFGLGDKGLKDKVAADALERVGLDRRYIDRYPHEFSGGQRQRIAIARALLCEPEVLILDEPISALDVSLQIQIVHLLQKIQKEHGYTYLFIAHDLPMVHYLCEKVAVLYKGELVEFGNTDEVFRNPQHSYTKTLLASTPKISD, from the coding sequence ATGACGACAGATTTAATCACTGTAAAGCAAGTAACAAAAACATATGGAAGTAAAAATAAAGAAATTGCGGCGCTAAAAGGTATATCACTTTCCATTCCGAAAGGAACAACTCTTGGCGTTATCGGAGAAAGTGGTTCAGGAAAAACAACACTTGGTAAGCTCATAGCTGGGATTGAAAAACCAACGTCTGGTGAAATTGATTATAACGGTCAAGTTGTTCACACGCTGAAGTCAGCTAATAAGCGAAATTTCTTACAGAAAGTACAGTTTATTTTTCAAGATTCCACAGCTGCATTAAACCCGCGCTGGAAAGTACGCGATATTGTAACGGAAGGCTATATTTCATTCGGTTTAGGCGATAAAGGATTGAAAGATAAAGTCGCAGCTGATGCACTAGAGCGTGTTGGATTAGATAGACGATATATTGATCGCTATCCACACGAATTTAGCGGAGGACAACGTCAACGTATTGCTATTGCAAGAGCGTTATTATGTGAGCCAGAAGTTTTAATCCTTGATGAACCAATTTCAGCATTAGATGTTTCACTGCAAATCCAAATTGTACATCTGCTGCAAAAGATTCAAAAGGAACATGGCTATACATATTTATTTATCGCACATGATTTACCGATGGTTCACTATTTATGTGAAAAAGTGGCTGTCCTATATAAAGGAGAACTTGTTGAATTTGGAAATACGGACGAAGTGTTCCGTAATCCACAACATTCTTATACAAAAACATTATTAGCATCAACACCAAAAATTTCAGATTAA
- a CDS encoding ABC transporter ATP-binding protein has translation MAQILSLENVTLAVEKENSKQAIVKHVSFSINEGEIVALVGESGSGKSVTAQSIIGLNQESIHIDDGNISFQSKELTNLQEAEWNQIRGKDISFIFQDPLSSLNPTMKVGRQITEVILQHEKKSKKEAKEIAINLLNDLGIHEAEKRFEQYPYQLSGGMRQRICLAIAFACHPKLVIADEPTTALDVTIQKQIMELLKERKEKQNTSILLITHDLALVREVADRVVVMYGGRVVEKGTIQEVIGSPKHPYTKSLLQAIPNMDDSEKVLRAIEGTTPSIETLNSFGCPFVNRCPVAIKECIHRFPERTTYSEEHSSHCWQHVLEHDQAKSKEKVNAS, from the coding sequence ATGGCACAAATCTTATCTTTAGAAAACGTAACGTTGGCCGTTGAAAAAGAGAATAGTAAGCAAGCAATTGTGAAGCATGTTTCCTTTTCTATTAACGAAGGTGAAATAGTTGCACTTGTCGGAGAAAGTGGTTCAGGGAAAAGTGTTACAGCACAATCAATTATCGGCTTAAATCAAGAATCGATTCATATTGATGATGGAAATATATCTTTCCAATCAAAGGAATTAACTAATTTACAAGAAGCAGAATGGAATCAAATTCGCGGGAAAGATATTTCCTTTATATTTCAAGACCCGCTTTCATCTTTAAACCCAACGATGAAAGTAGGTAGACAAATTACAGAAGTAATTTTGCAACATGAAAAGAAATCGAAAAAAGAAGCAAAAGAAATTGCGATTAACTTACTAAATGATTTAGGGATACATGAAGCAGAGAAACGCTTTGAACAGTACCCGTATCAGTTGAGCGGAGGTATGAGGCAGCGTATTTGTTTAGCAATTGCATTTGCTTGCCATCCGAAGCTCGTTATTGCAGATGAACCTACAACAGCATTAGATGTAACGATTCAAAAGCAAATTATGGAGTTGTTAAAAGAAAGAAAAGAAAAACAAAATACGAGTATTTTATTAATTACTCATGATTTGGCACTTGTACGTGAAGTAGCTGACCGAGTAGTAGTTATGTACGGGGGACGTGTTGTTGAAAAAGGAACGATACAAGAAGTAATAGGTTCACCTAAGCATCCGTATACGAAAAGTTTATTACAAGCTATTCCGAATATGGATGATTCAGAAAAGGTACTTAGAGCAATTGAGGGAACAACGCCTTCAATTGAAACGTTAAATAGTTTTGGATGCCCGTTTGTGAATCGTTGTCCTGTAGCAATAAAGGAATGCATTCATCGCTTTCCAGAGAGAACAACATATTCTGAGGAGCATAGTTCACATTGCTGGCAGCATGTTCTTGAGCACGATCAAGCGAAATCAAAAGAGAAGGTGAATGCCTCATGA
- a CDS encoding ABC transporter permease translates to MEAYEINDQLLTNEEKKELTINKDQQTISRKKEVFRKFISNPIAVLGAVTLLLIIVFSLIGESLTSFTASEQVKEATNLPPSSEHWFGTDDLGRDIWARTWAGGKISLTVGLVAAALDIGLGVLIGGFSGYVRGRNRLGTLIDEWIIRGIEVLYGIPYLLIVILLLIVMKPGLFTIIIALALTGWIGMARLIRAQVLSLKQREFVIAAERLGTPHMKIIYGHLIPNLTGIIIVNLSFTIPAAIFSESFLSFIGLGVQSPAASWGTMTNDALGTLLSGEWWQLFFPAIMIALIMFAFNAIGDGLQDAIDPKIVKRNRKEKKHGTNLIFRKRNVGR, encoded by the coding sequence ATGGAGGCTTATGAAATTAATGACCAGTTATTAACGAATGAAGAGAAAAAAGAATTAACGATAAATAAAGATCAGCAAACGATTAGCCGAAAGAAGGAAGTGTTTCGCAAGTTTATATCAAACCCTATAGCAGTTTTAGGGGCAGTGACGTTATTACTAATTATTGTTTTCTCGCTTATTGGCGAAAGTTTAACGTCATTTACTGCAAGTGAACAAGTCAAAGAAGCAACTAATTTACCACCTAGTAGTGAGCATTGGTTCGGAACAGACGATTTAGGGAGAGATATTTGGGCGCGTACTTGGGCTGGTGGGAAAATTTCACTAACAGTTGGGTTAGTTGCAGCAGCTCTCGATATAGGGCTCGGTGTACTTATCGGTGGATTTAGTGGATACGTGAGAGGGCGTAATCGTCTTGGAACGTTAATTGATGAGTGGATTATAAGAGGGATTGAAGTGTTATACGGTATCCCATATTTATTAATTGTTATTTTACTATTAATCGTTATGAAGCCAGGACTTTTTACAATTATAATCGCCCTTGCGTTAACGGGATGGATCGGCATGGCACGTCTCATTAGAGCGCAAGTTCTGTCTTTAAAACAAAGAGAATTTGTTATCGCAGCAGAGCGATTAGGTACACCTCATATGAAAATTATATATGGGCATTTAATTCCAAACTTAACGGGGATTATTATCGTAAATTTATCATTTACAATTCCAGCAGCTATTTTCTCAGAATCATTTTTAAGTTTTATCGGACTTGGAGTACAATCACCAGCGGCAAGCTGGGGCACGATGACGAACGATGCACTCGGGACATTACTAAGCGGTGAATGGTGGCAACTTTTCTTCCCAGCAATCATGATTGCACTAATCATGTTCGCATTTAATGCGATTGGTGATGGTTTGCAAGATGCAATTGATCCGAAAATCGTAAAACGTAATCGAAAGGAGAAAAAACATGGCACAAATCTTATCTTTAGAAAACGTAACGTTGGCCGTTGA
- a CDS encoding ABC transporter permease: MYVIKKLSVMVFTLWVITTVTFLIMHIIPGDPFSSDAKIFPEEVIQNMRAKYHLDEPLWNQYVAYLDGVVHFDFGESVQSTGQGVSEIITTGFGPSAIIGLQALVISLLVGIAAGTFAALYHGKVIDYSVSLLAILGISIPSFILAPLFIQVFAIRFELLPVASWGTFEHTVLPSFALALGPIAVITRFVRSNMIEVLQSDYIKLARAKGIPIKKIIIRHALRNAIVPVLTFVGPLMAGLLTGTFVIEKIFSIPGLGKYFVDSIFNRDYPVIMGTTIFYSALLIVCIFITDIIHRIVDPRIRSIT, translated from the coding sequence GTGTATGTTATTAAAAAACTATCGGTTATGGTATTTACACTATGGGTTATTACGACAGTAACATTTTTAATTATGCATATTATTCCAGGGGATCCGTTTTCGTCAGATGCGAAAATCTTTCCTGAAGAAGTGATACAGAACATGAGAGCGAAGTATCACCTTGATGAACCGTTATGGAATCAGTATGTTGCTTATTTGGATGGGGTAGTTCATTTTGATTTTGGTGAATCTGTTCAATCGACGGGTCAAGGTGTATCGGAAATTATAACAACCGGTTTTGGACCGTCAGCAATTATTGGTCTACAAGCACTTGTTATTTCATTGTTAGTCGGAATTGCCGCAGGTACATTTGCCGCGCTATATCATGGGAAAGTGATTGATTATAGTGTGAGCTTGCTTGCGATTCTCGGTATTTCTATTCCTAGTTTTATTTTAGCTCCACTATTTATACAAGTATTTGCCATTCGATTTGAATTACTACCAGTGGCGTCTTGGGGAACCTTCGAGCATACTGTATTACCTTCCTTCGCATTAGCGCTCGGGCCAATCGCGGTTATCACAAGATTTGTTCGCTCTAATATGATTGAAGTGTTGCAGAGTGATTATATTAAGCTAGCGAGAGCGAAAGGTATACCAATTAAGAAAATCATTATAAGACATGCTCTTCGAAATGCAATTGTTCCGGTACTTACATTTGTTGGCCCATTAATGGCTGGACTTTTAACAGGAACTTTCGTTATTGAAAAAATCTTTTCAATTCCTGGTTTAGGAAAATATTTTGTAGATAGTATTTTTAACCGAGATTATCCGGTAATTATGGGAACAACCATTTTCTATAGTGCGCTATTAATTGTATGTATTTTTATTACAGATATCATTCATCGTATTGTTGATCCGCGCATTCGTTCTATTACGTAA